Genomic DNA from Amycolatopsis alba DSM 44262:
GCACCACCGCCGACCTGGTCACGACGCTGGTCGCGGCCGGGGTGCCGTGCGCGCCGATCTCGGACCACGCCGCCGTCTTCACCGACGAGCATCTGACCGAGCGTGGTTTCTTCTGGGACACCGGGCATCCCACCGCCGGGCGGGTGCGCCAACTCGGCTCGCCCATGCGGTTCTCCCGCACACCCACGCGCCGGGACACCACCGGACCGGATTTCGGCGAGCACACCGAAAAAGTGCTCGCCGAGTTCGCGCCGAAGCCCGTCGCCGCCCCCGGAGACGATCTGCTCGTCGAACTCGAAGACGACATGCTGACCGTGACGTTCAACCGGCCCGATTCCCGCAACGCGCTCACCTTCGCCATGTACGAAGCGCTCTACGCGGCCTGCGAACAGGCCGACGCCGACCCGGCCGTCCGGATCCTCGTACTCCGGGGCAGCGGGGACAAGGCGTTCGTCGCGGGCACGGACATCCGGCAGTTCGCCGAGTTCGAGACCGGACAGGACGGGGTCGACTACGAGGCGTCGATCGCGCGGGTGGTCGACAGGCTGGAAGCCGTCCGGAAACCGACGGTGGCCGTAGTCCGTGGCGCCTGCACAGGTGGCGGACTGGCGCTCGCGGCGGCATGTGATCTGCGGGTCGCGGACACCAGTGCCCGCTTCGGCGTGCCGATCGCCAGGACGCTCGGGAACTGCTTGTCCGCCAACACGATCTCGCTGCTGATGGGACACGTCGGCCCTGGAGCCACGCTGGATCTGCTGCTGCGCGGACGTCTCCTGGACGCCGCCACCGCCGAACGCGCGGGGCTGCTCACCGAACTGGTGCCACCGGAGGAACTCGATCGGGCCGTCGATCGAGTTCTCAGCGATCTCCGGCGAGGTGCGCCACTGACCCAGTGGGCCGCCAAGGAAATCGTCCGCCGGATGCGGCGACGCTTGCTGGTGCCGGACGAGGACGTGGTCTCCGCTGTGTTCGGCAGCGACGACTTCGCCCTCGGCGTGCGCTCGTTCCTGGCCAGGGAGAAGCCGGACTGGACCGGCCGCTGAACCGGGGCCGGAGTGTGACTACAAGGCGAGGG
This window encodes:
- a CDS encoding enoyl-CoA hydratase, with amino-acid sequence MTGSLDGVTVIEVGVFLAAPFATAQLADLGARVIKVESREARDPVRATGPFVGGVSSTFLRLNRNKEAVELDLKSEDGRSAFLRLAAAADVVVENLRPGAMRRLGLGPDELLARNPRLVYASASGWGQDGPLADQPGLDIMAQARSGLMSVTGDPGAGPAKVGVPICDLTCGLYVALAATAALRHRDRTGEGQHVDVSLLESGVSLAVWEAGRYFATGEPGERHGTAHQSQAPYQAVETADGWITVGAITPNTWAAFTKALGREDLYDDPRYESSTSRLELRGELIPDIERTTRERTTADLVTTLVAAGVPCAPISDHAAVFTDEHLTERGFFWDTGHPTAGRVRQLGSPMRFSRTPTRRDTTGPDFGEHTEKVLAEFAPKPVAAPGDDLLVELEDDMLTVTFNRPDSRNALTFAMYEALYAACEQADADPAVRILVLRGSGDKAFVAGTDIRQFAEFETGQDGVDYEASIARVVDRLEAVRKPTVAVVRGACTGGGLALAAACDLRVADTSARFGVPIARTLGNCLSANTISLLMGHVGPGATLDLLLRGRLLDAATAERAGLLTELVPPEELDRAVDRVLSDLRRGAPLTQWAAKEIVRRMRRRLLVPDEDVVSAVFGSDDFALGVRSFLAREKPDWTGR